One window of the Deinobacterium chartae genome contains the following:
- the leuS gene encoding leucine--tRNA ligase encodes MERSERYNPHSIEPKWQQEWEQKGIYTFREDAGGQPYYQLAMFPYPSGNLHIGHWYAFAVPDARARFMRMRGYNVLFPMGFDSFGLPAENAAIKRGIDPKGWTYDNIAYMTGQFKRMGTMIDWSRQFATSDPEYYRWNQWFFIQFFKRGLAYKKESFVNWDPVDQTVLANEQVIDGRGERSGALVERRLMSQWHFKITDYAEELLNFGDTDMPERVRLMQTNWIGKSVGAEIDFDTPAGVETVFTTRPDTIMGATFLVLAPEHPKVEALTTEAQRAEVEAYIEAASRMSEIDRQAEGREKTGVFTGSFATHPISGHQIPIWIADYVLVTYGTGSIMAVPSGDQRDFEFAKKYDLPIIEVVRPESGEVFDPASATEAYSGEGIIVNSGELDGMRGGKAHIAAVIEKLAQRGIARPKTTYRLRDWLVSRQRYWGTPIPVVYCDTCGIQPVPEDQLPIRLPENVAFRPTGQSPLTLDEAWKRTTCPSCGGPATRETDTMDTFVDSSWYMFRFVSPHFEQGPFDPSKAHLLPIDLYTGGIEHAILHLLYTRFWTKVMRDMGLTEVSEPFKALRNQGIILGEDNEKMSKSRGNVVDPDDLVAEYGADTVRVYLMFLAPWSDGGPWNPTGINGPYKWLSRVYSLFFDVAEGPAENVSEADLRFAVHGTIKKVTEDLERMSFNTAIAALMELTNTLVKAKRSPVAEAASYREALRLFNLLLAPFAPHLAEELWSGSGREGSVHLQSWPEFDPAALVRSSVEVVVQVNGKVRARAEVPASADQDEVFAVALSLPNVVAHTEGKEIVKRIYVPGKLVNVVVKG; translated from the coding sequence ATGGAACGCTCGGAACGCTATAACCCTCACTCCATCGAGCCGAAGTGGCAGCAGGAGTGGGAACAAAAGGGCATCTACACCTTCCGCGAGGACGCCGGGGGCCAGCCGTACTACCAGCTGGCGATGTTCCCCTATCCCAGCGGAAACTTGCACATCGGGCACTGGTACGCCTTTGCCGTACCCGACGCCCGCGCGCGCTTCATGCGCATGCGCGGCTACAACGTGCTGTTCCCGATGGGCTTTGACTCGTTCGGCCTGCCCGCCGAGAACGCGGCGATCAAGCGCGGCATCGACCCCAAGGGCTGGACCTACGACAACATCGCCTACATGACCGGCCAGTTCAAGCGGATGGGCACCATGATCGACTGGTCGCGCCAGTTCGCGACCAGCGACCCCGAGTACTACCGCTGGAACCAGTGGTTTTTCATTCAGTTCTTCAAGCGCGGGCTGGCCTACAAGAAAGAGTCCTTCGTCAACTGGGACCCGGTAGACCAGACCGTGCTGGCCAACGAACAGGTGATCGACGGGCGCGGCGAACGCTCCGGAGCCCTGGTCGAGCGCCGGCTGATGAGCCAGTGGCACTTCAAGATCACCGATTACGCCGAGGAACTGCTGAACTTCGGTGACACCGACATGCCCGAGCGCGTGCGGCTGATGCAGACCAACTGGATCGGCAAGTCGGTCGGTGCCGAGATCGACTTTGACACTCCCGCCGGGGTCGAGACCGTGTTCACCACCCGCCCGGACACCATTATGGGGGCGACCTTTCTGGTACTCGCTCCCGAGCACCCCAAGGTCGAAGCCCTCACCACCGAGGCGCAGCGTGCCGAGGTCGAGGCCTACATCGAGGCCGCCTCGAGGATGTCCGAGATCGACCGCCAGGCCGAGGGGCGCGAGAAAACCGGCGTGTTCACCGGTTCTTTTGCCACCCACCCGATCAGCGGGCACCAGATTCCGATCTGGATTGCCGACTACGTGCTGGTGACCTACGGCACCGGCTCGATCATGGCGGTTCCCTCGGGCGACCAGCGCGACTTCGAGTTCGCGAAAAAGTACGACCTGCCGATCATCGAGGTGGTGCGTCCCGAAAGCGGCGAGGTCTTCGATCCGGCCAGCGCGACCGAGGCCTACTCGGGCGAGGGCATCATCGTGAACTCGGGCGAACTCGACGGCATGCGCGGCGGCAAGGCGCACATCGCGGCCGTGATCGAGAAGCTGGCGCAGCGCGGCATTGCGCGTCCCAAGACCACCTACCGCCTGCGTGACTGGCTGGTGTCGCGCCAGCGCTACTGGGGCACCCCGATCCCGGTGGTGTACTGCGACACCTGCGGAATCCAGCCGGTGCCCGAGGACCAGTTGCCCATCCGCCTGCCCGAGAACGTGGCCTTCCGGCCTACCGGGCAGAGCCCGCTCACGCTGGACGAGGCGTGGAAGCGGACCACCTGCCCGTCGTGCGGCGGTCCGGCCACCCGCGAGACCGACACGATGGACACCTTCGTGGACTCGAGCTGGTACATGTTCCGCTTCGTCAGCCCGCACTTTGAGCAGGGTCCTTTCGATCCGTCCAAGGCTCATCTGCTGCCCATTGACCTGTACACCGGCGGCATCGAGCACGCCATCTTGCACCTGCTGTACACCCGTTTCTGGACCAAGGTCATGCGCGACATGGGCCTGACCGAGGTGTCCGAGCCCTTCAAGGCCCTGCGCAACCAGGGCATCATCTTGGGCGAGGACAACGAGAAGATGTCCAAGTCGCGCGGCAACGTGGTGGACCCGGACGACCTGGTGGCCGAGTACGGCGCGGACACGGTGCGGGTGTACCTGATGTTCCTGGCGCCCTGGAGCGACGGCGGTCCCTGGAACCCCACCGGCATCAACGGCCCGTACAAGTGGCTGTCGCGCGTGTACAGCCTGTTCTTCGACGTGGCCGAAGGCCCGGCCGAAAACGTCAGCGAGGCCGACTTGCGCTTCGCGGTACACGGCACCATCAAGAAAGTGACCGAGGACCTCGAGCGCATGAGCTTCAACACCGCCATCGCCGCCCTGATGGAGCTGACCAACACCCTGGTCAAGGCCAAGCGCAGCCCGGTGGCCGAAGCCGCGAGCTACCGCGAGGCCCTGCGCCTGTTCAACCTGCTGCTGGCTCCCTTCGCGCCGCACCTGGCCGAGGAACTGTGGTCGGGCAGCGGCCGCGAGGGCAGCGTGCACCTGCAATCCTGGCCCGAGTTCGATCCGGCCGCGCTGGTGAGGAGCTCGGTGGAGGTCGTGGTCCAGGTGAACGGCAAGGTGCGCGCCCGTGCCGAGGTGCCCGCCAGCGCCGACCAGGACGAGGTGTTTGCGGTCGCGCTGAGCCT